A region from the bacterium genome encodes:
- a CDS encoding ABC transporter ATP-binding protein: MPGSRIALLEVEALSKMFGGLRAVDRLSFVVGEGEIVGLLGPNGSGKTTTFNLVAGALRADAGEIRFAGRRITRSAPSLRAQLGIARTFQLVRMFPNLTVLENVLVGRLYGRDRVASPVQARTEALALLELVGIGQKRDVPAADLTLGERKRLEIARALATRPRLVLLDEPAAGLTPREVDAAIALFRQIRAQGTAIALVEHNVRAVRALCDRVVVLHAGKQIAEGTPEHVFAHAAVVQAYLGRR, from the coding sequence GTGCCCGGTAGCCGCATCGCGCTGCTCGAGGTCGAGGCGCTCTCCAAGATGTTCGGCGGCCTCCGCGCCGTCGACCGTCTGTCCTTCGTCGTCGGAGAGGGCGAGATCGTCGGGCTCCTCGGCCCGAACGGATCGGGGAAGACGACCACATTCAACTTGGTGGCGGGCGCCCTTCGGGCGGACGCCGGCGAGATCCGGTTCGCGGGACGCCGGATCACCCGATCGGCGCCGAGCCTGCGCGCGCAGCTCGGCATCGCCCGGACGTTTCAACTCGTCCGGATGTTCCCGAACCTCACCGTCCTCGAGAACGTCCTCGTCGGCCGTCTCTACGGCCGAGACCGGGTGGCCTCGCCGGTCCAGGCCCGGACGGAGGCGCTCGCGCTCCTGGAACTCGTGGGGATCGGGCAGAAGCGTGACGTCCCCGCGGCCGACCTCACCCTGGGGGAGCGCAAGCGGCTCGAGATCGCGCGGGCCCTCGCCACCAGGCCGCGCCTCGTGTTGCTCGACGAGCCGGCGGCGGGGCTGACGCCGCGCGAGGTGGATGCCGCCATCGCGCTGTTCCGGCAGATCCGAGCGCAGGGGACCGCGATCGCGCTGGTCGAGCACAACGTCCGCGCCGTCCGCGCGCTCTGCGACCGCGTGGTCGTCCTGCACGCGGGGAAGCAGATCGCGGAGGGGACGCCGGAGCACGTGTTCGCGCACGCGGCGGTCGTGCAGGCCTATCTTGGCCGGCGCTGA
- a CDS encoding branched-chain amino acid ABC transporter permease produces MSILAQNLIFGTLVGGLYGLAAVGLSLVFGVLKMLNVAHGELLMLGGYVAFWLFTLFRIDPFVSIVPSALALFVVGVVLYRLLFARLVFVPDETKLKNSILIGFGVSLVLQTLVLIAWTADERAVTTAGAGAVLEVGGVVVPLVRLGALAVAFLTLGGLHLFLQHARLGRAIRATADDVEGAYLVGVPVPAVFLLAFGLGSALAGIAGALVSTTDAVSPSIGLSWTLKALIVVVLGGVGHMFGTFVAGVFLGVAESASGFLLGNAYREVMGLVLFLLVLSLRPQGLFARE; encoded by the coding sequence ATGAGCATCCTCGCCCAAAACCTGATCTTCGGTACGCTGGTCGGCGGCCTGTACGGGCTTGCCGCCGTCGGGCTGTCGCTCGTCTTCGGCGTGCTCAAGATGCTGAACGTCGCCCACGGCGAGTTGCTCATGCTCGGCGGCTACGTCGCGTTCTGGTTGTTCACGCTCTTTCGGATCGATCCGTTTGTGTCGATCGTCCCGAGCGCGCTCGCGCTGTTCGTGGTTGGGGTCGTGCTGTATCGGCTGTTGTTCGCGCGCCTCGTGTTCGTCCCGGACGAGACGAAGTTGAAGAACTCGATCCTCATCGGCTTTGGCGTGAGCCTGGTACTGCAAACGCTTGTCCTCATCGCCTGGACGGCGGACGAACGGGCGGTGACAACCGCGGGCGCGGGCGCGGTCCTCGAGGTCGGCGGCGTGGTGGTGCCGCTCGTGCGCCTCGGCGCCCTCGCCGTGGCGTTTCTCACGCTCGGCGGACTGCACCTTTTTCTGCAGCACGCCCGGCTGGGCCGGGCCATCCGGGCGACGGCCGACGATGTCGAAGGCGCGTACCTCGTTGGGGTCCCGGTGCCGGCCGTGTTCCTCCTGGCGTTCGGCCTGGGGAGCGCGCTGGCCGGCATCGCCGGGGCGCTCGTGAGCACGACGGACGCGGTGAGCCCGTCGATCGGCCTGAGCTGGACGCTCAAGGCGCTGATCGTCGTTGTTCTCGGCGGGGTCGGGCACATGTTCGGAACGTTCGTCGCCGGCGTGTTCCTTGGCGTCGCCGAGTCCGCGAGCGGGTTCCTGCTCGGCAACGCGTACCGGGAAGTCATGGGCCTCGTGCTGTTCCTGCTCGTCCTCAGCCTGCGGCCCCAGGGGTTGTTCGCAAGGGAGTGA
- a CDS encoding branched-chain amino acid ABC transporter permease encodes MRPSTLLTGLGLVCGGTAVALVPVLTANQAILSWGFLVLLYAALAQSWNLLGGFAGQVNLGHAAFFGLGVLVTRTLWLGGTPIAVALLAGTCAATAAGVVVGAPSLRLRGPYFAIGTLAVAEILRITVGNALPDVSTLPARSLAAYTLAPRYYLAMLVMVLVTGAAWWLTSSRFGHGVVAVREDEAVAEAIGVDAFRHKLWVFALSSCFAGMAGGVFAYYHLSFYPALAFGPLWTFDPLVIVYLGGVGTVWGPLIGAVFFLVLQEALSLQVGELHLLVFGVLFIAVVIALPGGFVEALRGLRRSGMRALRTGAGAGSQPPS; translated from the coding sequence ATGCGGCCGTCCACGCTCCTGACCGGCCTTGGCCTGGTGTGCGGTGGCACGGCCGTCGCCCTGGTGCCGGTGTTGACCGCGAATCAGGCGATCTTGTCCTGGGGGTTCCTGGTGCTGCTGTACGCCGCTTTGGCACAGAGCTGGAACCTGCTGGGAGGGTTCGCCGGCCAGGTCAACCTCGGCCACGCGGCGTTTTTCGGTCTCGGGGTGCTGGTGACGCGGACGCTGTGGCTCGGCGGCACCCCGATCGCCGTCGCGCTGCTCGCAGGCACCTGTGCGGCGACCGCGGCGGGTGTTGTCGTCGGCGCGCCCTCGCTGCGACTCCGCGGCCCGTACTTCGCGATCGGGACCCTTGCGGTCGCGGAGATTCTCCGGATCACCGTGGGCAACGCCCTGCCGGACGTGTCGACCCTTCCGGCGAGATCCCTTGCCGCCTACACCCTGGCGCCGCGGTACTATCTCGCCATGCTCGTCATGGTCCTGGTGACGGGGGCCGCGTGGTGGCTGACGTCGTCGCGCTTCGGGCACGGCGTCGTTGCGGTTCGGGAGGACGAGGCCGTGGCCGAAGCGATCGGCGTCGACGCGTTCCGCCACAAGCTCTGGGTGTTCGCGCTCAGCAGCTGCTTCGCGGGGATGGCCGGCGGGGTGTTCGCATACTACCATCTCAGCTTCTACCCGGCGCTGGCGTTCGGACCGCTGTGGACATTTGATCCGCTGGTGATCGTCTACCTCGGCGGTGTGGGCACGGTGTGGGGCCCGCTGATCGGCGCGGTGTTCTTTCTGGTGTTGCAGGAGGCCCTCTCGCTGCAGGTCGGCGAGCTCCACCTTCTCGTCTTTGGGGTCTTGTTCATCGCCGTGGTGATCGCGCTGCCGGGCGGATTCGTCGAGGCGCTGCGCGGGCTCCGGCGGTCGGGGATGCGCGCGCTGCGGACGGGCGCCGGGGCCGGGTCCCAGCCGCCGTCCTAA